The sequence below is a genomic window from Streptomyces sp. V1I1.
CCTGTGGTGAGTGGGTGGTTGGCGAGTCCGCGGGGGCCGTGCGCAGGTCCTGGACGGTCAGCGGCCCCAGCGGAGCGCGGGGGTCTGCACCGGAGCGTCCCACAGCCGCAGCAGCTCCTCGTCGACCTGACAGAGCGTCACCGAGCAGCCTGCCATGTCGAGTGAGGTCACATAGTTCCCGACGAGCGTACGGGCGACGGGCACCTGGCGCTCGGCGAGCACCCGCTGCACCTCGGCGTTGAAGCCGTAGAGCTCCAGCAGCGGCGTCGCCCCCATGCCGTTGACGAGCGCGAGCACCGGGCCCGACGGCTCCAGATCCTCCAGTACGGCGTTCACGGAGAAGTCCGCGATCTCCCGCGACGTCATCATCGGGCGCCGCTCACGGCCGGGCTCACCATGGATGCCGATGCCCAACTCCAGCTCACCCGACGGAAGATCGAAGGTCGGACTGCCCTTCGCGGGCGTCGTGCTGGCGCTCAGCGCGACACCGAAGCTCCGGGAGCTCTCGTTCACCTGCCGGCCAATCGCCTCGACCCGCTCCAGCGGCGCACCCTCCTCGGCGGCCGCACCGGCGATCTTCTCGACGAAGAGGGTCGCGCCGGTGCCGCGCCGACCCGCCGTATAGAGGCTGTCGGTCACCGCGACGTCATCATTGACGAGCACCTTGGCGAGACGGACGCCCTCGTCCTCGGCGAGTTCGGCGGCCATGTCGAAGTTGAGGACGTCGCCCGTGTAGTTCTTGACGATGAACAGCACCCCCTCGCCACTGTCGACAGCGGCGGCCGCCCGCGCCATCTGGTCCGGCACCGGGCTCGTGAAGACCTCTCCCGGACACGCCGCGGAAAGCATCCCGGGCCCGACGAAGCCGCCGTGCAGCGGCTCGTGCCCGGACCCGCCCCCGGAGACGAGCCCCACCTTGCCGGCGACGGGTGCGTCACGCCGTACGATCACCCGGTTCTCCACATCGACGGACAACTCTGGGTGCGCGGCGGCCATACCTCGCAGGGCGTCGGCGACGACGGTCTCCGGCACATTGATGAGCATCCTCATGAGTACCTCCTGGTGAGCGCGGCCGCGTTTGTGAAGATCGCGGACCGTCGTATCGACGCCTGCATGTCCGCCTCCTCTCGGTAGAGGGCGGCGGTGGTCGACAGGCGGGCCTTTCCGCCCGCCTTCTATAAAGAGGGTAGATCGATCAGGCTTCGTTGGGGGGGCAGCGGCACCCGGTCCTTCCGCGGCATCGCTCTGAACAGCTGTGACACTTCCGTGAGTCCTGACGCAGTGATCAATGGGGAACGCGGCACAGGCGTGCCGTGTCAGCACGATGAAGAGGAACGAGTGGGCAAGCTTGGGGGCGGCCGCCGTGCACAGGCGTACGACGGAGAGCTGGGTGATGCGGTCGAGCGGGCGCAGGAGGGGGACGAGGGTGCCTTTGCCGCCGCCTACCGGCTGGTGCATCCCCCTCTCCTCGGCTTTTTGCGTGGTCTGGTCGGGGACGACGCCGAGGACGTGGCGTCCGAGGCATGGCTCGAGATCGCCCGTGATCTGGGGCGGTTTTGCGGAGATGGAGCGGGGTTCCGTGCGTGGACCGCGAGCATCGCGCGCAACCGTGCCATCGACCATCTGCGCCGGCTGAAGAGCCGCCCTCGGGCCACGCTCTTCGAGAGCGAACTGGCCGAGCTGCCGGCCAAGCAGGACACGGCCGGCGAGGCATTCGAATCCATCACCACCGAGCAGGCCCTCGCATTGATCGCGAAGCTGCCCCGGCAGCAGGCGGAAGCGGTGCTCCTGCAGACGGTCATCGGCCTCGACGGGGCGTCGGCCGCGCGGGTGCTGGGCAAGCGGCCGGGAGCGGTACGCTCCGCCACGCACCGCGGGCTGAAGCGGCTGGAGAAACACCTCGCTGCGCTTCAGCCCATGCGTGTGACAGATTCGGACTCTCGTGCGCTGGGAGAGGGGAGATGACCGAAAACCGACCCCGAGGTGCCATGAACCCCGAGCAGCAGACGCCGACGCTCGAGGACCTGCTGGCTGCCGCCGCGCGTCCCATGCCCTCCTCGGCGGAAGCCGAGGTGCGGGCTGTGGCCGCGTTCCGGGCTGCGCGTGACGAGGGCGCGTCGGCCGCGCTCACGCGACCCGAGGAGGACTGGCGGCAGAAGAGTCCGGGCGCAGGAACTCGGTGGATCAAGGTCGGCATCGGCGCTCTCGTCGCGGGAGCCATGCTGGGCGGGGTGGCGATGGCAGCGGGCGCGATCCCGACGCCGTTCGGCGAGCCGCCGCTCAAGCCGGGGCCGACGCCGGGTGCCTCGTCACGCCATTCGGAGCATCCGGGGGAGCCGGAGCCCCCGTCGATGACCCGACCCGGCGCTCGCACCCCCGGTGAGCGACCGCCGACGGCGAAGGATGATCTGGCGCATTGCCGCGTCTACGAGTCGAAGGAGGGGCGGGGCGGGGCGTTGGACGGCACCGCCTGGCAGCGGCTCGAGGATGCGGCGGGCGGCCCGGACGCGGTGGCGGCGTACTGTGCGCGGCTGTTGAGCGAGCAACCTGTCAAGGCGTCGCCGCAGGCACGCCCGCCCAAGGGCGAAGGCGGCAGGAAAGACACGCCGCCCGCGGGGCAGCAGGGCGGATCGGACAGTGGAGTCGCCCAGACGAAGAAGCCGCCGGGCAAGCAGTAGGCGGTGTCCCTCACTGCCCATAGCTCATGAACCAGTGTGCGCCGAAGTACCGGGCGGTCGAGCACGGG
It includes:
- a CDS encoding RNA polymerase sigma factor codes for the protein MGKLGGGRRAQAYDGELGDAVERAQEGDEGAFAAAYRLVHPPLLGFLRGLVGDDAEDVASEAWLEIARDLGRFCGDGAGFRAWTASIARNRAIDHLRRLKSRPRATLFESELAELPAKQDTAGEAFESITTEQALALIAKLPRQQAEAVLLQTVIGLDGASAARVLGKRPGAVRSATHRGLKRLEKHLAALQPMRVTDSDSRALGEGR
- the dhaK gene encoding dihydroxyacetone kinase subunit DhaK, which codes for MRMLINVPETVVADALRGMAAAHPELSVDVENRVIVRRDAPVAGKVGLVSGGGSGHEPLHGGFVGPGMLSAACPGEVFTSPVPDQMARAAAAVDSGEGVLFIVKNYTGDVLNFDMAAELAEDEGVRLAKVLVNDDVAVTDSLYTAGRRGTGATLFVEKIAGAAAEEGAPLERVEAIGRQVNESSRSFGVALSASTTPAKGSPTFDLPSGELELGIGIHGEPGRERRPMMTSREIADFSVNAVLEDLEPSGPVLALVNGMGATPLLELYGFNAEVQRVLAERQVPVARTLVGNYVTSLDMAGCSVTLCQVDEELLRLWDAPVQTPALRWGR